Proteins co-encoded in one uncultured Draconibacterium sp. genomic window:
- a CDS encoding RNA polymerase sigma-70 factor — translation MKVKRQTRKPEQELLDLDFIQELFFKYHGRLVLFANKFTGDIQVSQDLVQDAFLKLWEKAEIRSTIESPKAYLFKAVRNNCLNHHRHISIKQSVEEQLSSKIDAQEQLVYSGLDEPMYSLLEMEMEEKVQSIVKSLPARCREVYKLSRYSLLKNKEIADKLGISVKMVEKHISKALTILRVELSEYLGLILLVLFKEL, via the coding sequence ATGAAGGTAAAAAGGCAAACAAGAAAACCAGAGCAGGAACTTCTGGATCTGGATTTTATTCAGGAGTTGTTTTTTAAATATCACGGGAGGTTAGTCTTGTTTGCCAATAAATTTACCGGAGACATTCAGGTGTCGCAGGATCTTGTTCAAGATGCATTCCTGAAATTGTGGGAAAAAGCAGAGATTCGGTCAACAATTGAATCACCAAAGGCATACTTATTCAAAGCCGTTCGTAATAACTGTCTCAATCATCATCGCCATATAAGTATCAAACAATCGGTTGAAGAACAGCTCTCGTCAAAGATTGATGCACAAGAGCAATTGGTATATTCCGGGTTAGATGAACCGATGTATAGTTTACTTGAGATGGAAATGGAAGAAAAGGTTCAGAGTATTGTAAAATCATTGCCCGCAAGATGTCGCGAAGTATATAAACTGAGCCGCTATAGTCTTCTAAAAAACAAAGAAATAGCCGATAAGTTAGGGATTTCAGTAAAAATGGTCGAGAAGCATATATCAAAAGCTTTGACTATTCTTCGCGTTGAACTTTCTGAATACCTGGGACTTATTCTTCTGGTCTTATTCAAAGAATTATAA
- a CDS encoding FecR domain-containing protein — MDSKKSIKSLIIAHLDGDLNVEELKRLNEWLSRSAENARYYANVKDIWEASIADASRIAQTETEWSKFLYTIHRPEKSNIFSFSTNLQMFYRFAAILVIGFLIGSLVIKYPTRQEPLYMTTFAPKGSVSQMMLSDSTLVYLNAGSELKYSAGKGEKTREVFLEGEAWFDVKKDSDRPFIVHTPYYLVRVTGTNFNVKAYQSDNEITTTLEEGEVKINSSENFKLEHEITLQPGEQLVYNKSSKNINIKEVDTNLYTSWKNNKLMFLKMSFGDLIVLLERKYGVEIKVDNPDILKYHYTGTIKNESILEILNIVKHTLPVDYDIDGQVIHIRKKH; from the coding sequence ATGGATTCTAAAAAATCGATTAAAAGTTTAATTATTGCCCATTTAGACGGGGATTTAAATGTTGAGGAATTAAAAAGGCTCAATGAATGGCTTTCGCGTTCAGCGGAGAATGCACGGTATTATGCGAATGTCAAAGATATTTGGGAGGCTTCCATTGCCGATGCTTCCCGAATTGCACAAACTGAAACAGAGTGGTCTAAGTTTCTTTATACAATTCACAGGCCTGAAAAATCTAATATTTTTAGTTTCAGTACAAACCTTCAAATGTTTTATCGTTTTGCTGCCATTCTGGTTATTGGTTTTTTAATCGGAAGTCTTGTAATTAAATATCCCACAAGACAGGAGCCTCTTTATATGACTACTTTTGCCCCTAAAGGCTCAGTGTCGCAAATGATGCTGTCTGATAGTACATTAGTCTATTTAAACGCCGGATCAGAACTGAAATATTCTGCTGGAAAAGGAGAAAAGACACGAGAAGTATTTTTAGAAGGGGAAGCCTGGTTTGATGTGAAAAAAGATTCTGACAGGCCATTTATTGTGCATACCCCTTATTATCTGGTTCGTGTTACCGGTACAAATTTTAATGTAAAGGCTTATCAATCGGATAATGAAATCACAACTACATTGGAAGAAGGAGAGGTAAAAATCAATTCGTCTGAAAATTTCAAGCTGGAACATGAAATAACATTGCAGCCCGGAGAACAGCTAGTGTATAATAAAAGCTCGAAAAATATAAATATAAAAGAAGTTGATACCAATTTATATACTTCATGGAAGAACAATAAATTAATGTTCCTGAAAATGAGTTTTGGCGACTTAATTGTTTTGTTAGAGCGAAAATATGGAGTGGAAATAAAAGTAGATAATCCTGATATTTTAAAATACCATTATACGGGAACCATAAAAAATGAATCAATTCTCGAAATTCTGAATATAGTTAAACATACCTTGCCTGTTGATTATGACATTGATGGACAGGTAATTCATATTCGAAAAAAACACTAA
- a CDS encoding SusC/RagA family TonB-linked outer membrane protein, which translates to MKKNEKVRVPWNLYWPKVLRIMKLTTVLYFVCLMQVSATAYSQSTKFSFSAENKQVADVLRFIEETSEFRFFYQNEQVDVERRVSVNVNNLTVEQILDQVFADQDVNYKVLEDNLIFLKPATENNLYAQQQNTISGIVTDESNQPLPGVTILIKETTKGTVTAADGTYSLTDVTGDPVLVFSFVGMKTQEVAVGDKKTINVILKSDETDIDEVLVVGYTVRKKSTVTGAISTVEMGNFEKTRIPNVSQALQGQIAGVQVTSSSGAPGDPVQIRIRGEGTIGNNNPLYIIDGIPSRDITFLNQADIESMTVLKDAAAAAIYGSRASGGVVLITTKSGKKGKLSFNVNYYRGIQNVADLPTMLNAEQYMDITEKAWNNSGRTGTNPYTADKGRSDFADTDWLDELFETGKSQNLQFTASGGNEKLQFLISLGYYGQDGIVIYDNDKYQRTNYRTNINVDITDRIKIGTNLQLAYSSQDKIAAKGESLIRYALLRAPVIPVYKDVSDPTYSESDPFTDMPFYTATGYDEAWNRSMYEMVGNPVAKAYFTDDKRNVYQTFGNIYGEYAILKNKELKFRTNLGVDLNFIHNKTFNENYGDDDGGGNEIDKGLGRQNRPNSLSEERGEARTITFNNTLNYVKTFDEKHDFNVMIGTEYIENYASSIGASRARFPYSDDNYRYMDYGGSETDLWNSGSASEWALFSLFSSFSYVYDYKYMVTANFRADASSRFSKNNQWGYFPSVSAGWKINQEDFLNDVDWLSNLKLRGSWGQLGNQEIDDYAYLTLVSQVDGIVKVNRFGNEDLKWESSTQSNIGIDLGLFKDKLAVTVEYFQKNTTDILLPIGLPSVVGDVSPTILNAGEVSNKGYEFSVNYRNADNEFKYSINANLATLTNNVEKLHPNLPNITTEVTRTEAGNVLNAYYGYKMVGIYQNQEEIGQHLFGTPNSGVKPGDIKFKDINGDGIISPDKDREFIGSPIPDLTYGINCSGSYKKFDLSILFQGVSGVDRYNEGKKIVDYDTRPFNYTTRVLDAWDGEGTSNTIPRVAFEDNGSSKTSSIFVEDASYFRLKNVELGYTFNSIPGIQFIRLYVSGQNLFTKTSYSGLDPESTDLMDKGTYPLSKSLLFGVNVEF; encoded by the coding sequence ATGAAAAAAAATGAAAAAGTGCGGGTTCCCTGGAATTTGTACTGGCCAAAAGTATTACGAATTATGAAACTAACGACAGTACTCTACTTTGTTTGTCTGATGCAGGTTTCAGCAACAGCCTATTCCCAGTCTACCAAATTCAGTTTTAGTGCAGAAAATAAACAGGTTGCAGATGTTCTTCGCTTTATTGAAGAAACCAGTGAGTTCCGTTTTTTTTATCAGAACGAACAGGTAGATGTGGAGCGTCGGGTTTCTGTTAATGTCAATAACCTGACTGTGGAACAAATATTAGATCAGGTATTTGCAGATCAAGATGTGAACTATAAAGTTTTGGAAGATAATTTGATTTTTCTGAAACCGGCAACAGAAAATAATCTTTATGCACAACAACAAAATACTATTTCCGGTATAGTTACAGATGAGTCAAATCAACCGCTTCCGGGAGTAACTATTCTTATTAAAGAAACAACAAAAGGAACAGTTACTGCTGCTGACGGAACTTATTCTTTGACTGATGTTACCGGTGACCCTGTTCTGGTATTCTCGTTTGTAGGAATGAAAACGCAAGAGGTTGCAGTAGGCGATAAAAAAACAATTAATGTCATACTAAAATCAGATGAAACTGATATTGATGAGGTTCTGGTTGTGGGTTATACTGTAAGAAAAAAATCGACCGTAACCGGAGCCATATCAACGGTAGAAATGGGAAACTTTGAAAAAACAAGAATCCCAAATGTTTCGCAGGCTTTGCAAGGTCAGATTGCCGGAGTACAGGTAACTTCAAGCTCGGGGGCACCTGGCGATCCGGTACAAATACGTATTCGGGGAGAAGGTACAATTGGAAATAATAATCCCCTGTATATTATTGATGGGATACCATCTCGTGATATTACTTTCTTAAACCAGGCCGATATTGAGTCGATGACTGTATTGAAAGATGCAGCGGCAGCAGCTATATACGGATCAAGGGCATCAGGAGGAGTGGTGCTGATTACTACTAAAAGTGGAAAGAAGGGAAAACTGAGCTTCAATGTAAACTATTATCGGGGAATTCAGAATGTAGCAGACCTGCCAACAATGTTAAATGCCGAACAGTATATGGATATTACGGAGAAAGCCTGGAATAATTCGGGAAGAACCGGTACAAACCCATATACGGCAGATAAAGGAAGATCGGATTTTGCCGACACCGACTGGCTTGATGAATTGTTTGAAACAGGAAAATCTCAAAACCTGCAATTTACGGCAAGTGGAGGAAATGAAAAACTACAATTCTTAATATCGTTGGGGTATTATGGTCAGGATGGTATTGTTATATATGATAACGATAAATACCAAAGAACAAACTACCGGACCAATATTAATGTCGATATAACCGATCGTATAAAAATTGGAACAAACTTGCAGTTAGCTTATTCATCTCAAGATAAAATTGCTGCAAAAGGCGAGAGCCTGATTCGCTATGCTCTGTTAAGAGCCCCGGTTATTCCGGTATATAAAGATGTAAGCGATCCAACTTACTCGGAGAGCGATCCATTTACTGATATGCCATTTTATACCGCAACCGGCTACGATGAGGCATGGAACAGAAGCATGTATGAAATGGTGGGGAATCCAGTAGCAAAAGCCTACTTTACTGATGACAAACGAAATGTTTACCAAACCTTTGGAAATATTTATGGTGAATATGCTATATTGAAAAACAAGGAGCTTAAGTTCAGAACAAATCTGGGTGTTGATTTGAATTTTATACATAACAAAACATTTAACGAAAATTACGGCGACGATGATGGAGGGGGAAATGAGATTGATAAAGGATTGGGACGCCAAAACAGGCCAAATAGTTTAAGTGAAGAGAGAGGAGAGGCCCGTACCATTACTTTTAACAATACTTTGAACTACGTAAAGACCTTTGATGAGAAACACGACTTTAATGTTATGATCGGCACTGAGTATATTGAGAACTATGCTTCTTCGATTGGTGCAAGCAGGGCACGTTTCCCATACTCCGACGATAATTACAGGTACATGGATTATGGTGGTTCGGAGACTGATTTGTGGAACAGTGGAAGTGCTTCAGAATGGGCTTTGTTTTCCTTGTTTAGTTCGTTTTCTTATGTGTATGATTACAAGTATATGGTAACGGCTAATTTCAGAGCTGATGCTTCCTCGCGGTTTTCTAAAAATAACCAGTGGGGATATTTCCCGTCTGTTTCCGCCGGGTGGAAAATTAACCAGGAAGATTTTCTTAATGATGTAGATTGGTTATCGAATTTGAAATTAAGAGGTAGCTGGGGGCAACTGGGCAACCAGGAAATTGACGATTATGCTTACTTAACATTAGTGAGCCAGGTTGACGGCATTGTTAAAGTAAACCGTTTTGGAAACGAAGATTTGAAATGGGAAAGCTCAACTCAATCCAATATTGGTATTGATCTGGGATTGTTTAAAGATAAACTTGCTGTTACAGTCGAATATTTTCAGAAAAATACAACAGATATATTATTGCCAATCGGATTGCCGTCGGTTGTCGGCGATGTTTCTCCAACAATTTTAAATGCAGGAGAGGTGAGTAATAAAGGTTATGAATTCTCTGTAAATTACAGAAATGCTGACAATGAGTTTAAGTACAGTATTAATGCAAATTTGGCAACACTAACGAATAATGTTGAAAAGTTACATCCAAATTTACCAAACATAACAACTGAGGTAACACGCACTGAAGCAGGAAATGTTTTAAATGCTTACTATGGCTACAAAATGGTGGGGATTTATCAAAACCAGGAAGAAATCGGCCAGCATTTATTCGGAACACCAAATTCTGGCGTTAAACCGGGCGACATTAAGTTTAAAGACATAAATGGCGATGGTATTATCAGTCCTGATAAAGACCGTGAGTTTATAGGAAGTCCTATACCTGATTTAACCTACGGAATCAACTGCTCGGGATCGTATAAAAAGTTCGATCTTTCAATATTGTTTCAGGGAGTTTCGGGGGTAGACAGGTACAATGAAGGGAAAAAAATTGTTGATTACGACACCCGTCCGTTTAATTACACCACAAGGGTTTTAGATGCCTGGGATGGCGAAGGTACAAGCAATACAATACCAAGAGTTGCTTTTGAAGATAATGGAAGCAGTAAAACATCGAGTATTTTTGTTGAAGATGCTTCTTATTTCCGTCTTAAAAATGTTGAACTAGGCTATACTTTTAACTCTATTCCCGGAATTCAGTTTATACGATTGTATGTTTCGGGGCAGAATTTGTTTACCAAAACATCTTATTCAGGATTAGATCCTGAATCTACTGATTTAATGGATAAAGGAACCTATCCTTTGTCAAAGTCTTTATTGTTTGGAGTGAATGTTGAGTTTTAA
- a CDS encoding RagB/SusD family nutrient uptake outer membrane protein: protein MKKIHRIILVIFVLIASFGCTDNLDKDPIGLLTMEQVDSEPTAATIESSVSSAYLPLKNTLNGIIDGWRWDLGTIFRNDIILQDIASGDMNKKWNPDGDQPWMDKIAAFSFTSENAAFNGIWVYDYEGISRVNLAIGFLTDTDLIQSTGIENSRKDQLLSEAYFLRAYYYFDLVNNFGGVPLILKSPDSFEEAFSVSVRASALEIWEQINADLTAAKAVASNDKYPSATEPWRVSKGAIIALQAKVALYNEEWTTVISLVTELDALGYYSLNANYFDCFDVATEFVDNEVIFAYDHRSDEIPRNGNGLGAVAGWGFFSPTDDFVNAFEPNDPRLLYTIDIENKHASKILGSTTEYMGNDDAPGNKVYIRYADVLLWKAEALIETEDLDGAVAIINQIRERARTTPAADGSVIPEGTLPDRISSSDKTEVMEWLMHERRVELGFESQRFNDLKRWGNAKTVLTALGKNYQDHNVLYPIPQRDIDKSGGSIDQNSGY from the coding sequence ATGAAAAAGATACATAGAATCATATTAGTAATTTTTGTTCTGATAGCAAGTTTTGGTTGCACAGATAACCTGGATAAAGATCCAATTGGACTTTTAACCATGGAGCAGGTTGACTCAGAACCTACAGCAGCTACTATCGAATCTTCTGTTAGCTCGGCATACTTACCTCTTAAAAATACGTTAAATGGCATAATTGATGGCTGGAGATGGGACTTGGGAACTATATTCCGGAATGACATTATATTGCAGGATATTGCATCGGGCGACATGAATAAAAAATGGAATCCTGATGGAGATCAACCCTGGATGGATAAAATTGCTGCTTTTAGTTTTACTTCTGAAAACGCAGCATTTAATGGAATTTGGGTATATGATTACGAAGGGATTAGCCGCGTGAATTTGGCAATAGGTTTTCTTACGGACACTGATTTAATTCAAAGCACAGGAATAGAAAACAGTCGCAAGGATCAATTATTATCTGAAGCCTATTTTTTAAGGGCTTATTATTATTTCGATTTGGTAAATAATTTTGGCGGCGTGCCATTAATACTCAAATCTCCCGATTCATTTGAAGAAGCTTTTAGTGTTTCGGTAAGGGCGTCGGCACTTGAGATTTGGGAGCAAATAAATGCTGATTTAACTGCGGCAAAAGCAGTTGCATCTAATGATAAATACCCCAGTGCTACAGAACCGTGGAGAGTTTCGAAAGGTGCCATTATAGCATTGCAGGCAAAAGTAGCTTTGTATAACGAGGAATGGACAACGGTAATAAGTCTGGTGACGGAACTCGATGCTCTTGGTTATTACAGTCTTAATGCAAACTACTTTGATTGTTTTGATGTAGCCACTGAATTTGTTGATAATGAGGTAATTTTTGCCTACGATCACCGTTCCGATGAAATTCCCCGTAATGGAAATGGCCTTGGAGCTGTTGCCGGATGGGGATTCTTTTCTCCAACCGACGACTTTGTTAATGCATTTGAACCGAATGACCCACGCTTATTGTATACCATTGATATTGAAAACAAGCATGCTTCTAAAATTCTTGGGTCAACTACTGAATACATGGGGAATGATGATGCTCCGGGTAACAAAGTATACATTCGTTATGCCGATGTTTTGTTATGGAAAGCAGAAGCGCTTATCGAAACCGAAGATTTGGACGGCGCCGTTGCAATAATTAATCAAATACGAGAACGGGCAAGAACAACTCCTGCTGCCGATGGTTCGGTGATCCCGGAAGGAACTTTACCTGACAGAATATCTTCTTCGGACAAAACAGAAGTGATGGAATGGCTCATGCATGAACGAAGAGTTGAATTAGGATTCGAGTCTCAGAGATTTAATGATCTGAAGAGGTGGGGAAATGCAAAAACGGTACTTACCGCTCTAGGAAAAAACTATCAGGATCATAATGTCCTTTATCCAATTCCTCAACGTGATATTGATAAATCAGGCGGAAGTATTGATCAAAATTCTGGCTATTAG
- a CDS encoding glycoside hydrolase family 130 protein — translation MIIRNAIISLVSIVLLTQCQVADNGNSPEFLVPFSKNVEINPCLNPSEALTFYCPVRQDVVKWEEKDVFNPASAVKADTVFLIYRAEDTIGKYNGTSRLGLAYSLDGYHFQKEEKPVLFPDNDAYKKYEWEGGCEDPRLVEDENGTYYLTYTAYDGDKARLFVATSTDLRNWTKHGSVFKNAGDEYVAMWSKAGSIVSRMENGRMIATRINGKYWMYWGESNIYMATSDNLIDWNPILETDPEKMQLDTMREYTTAFKSLFSTRKGKFDSELVEPGPPALITEEGILFIYNSKNSPVFGDKNLAPGTYAAGQIILDKNDPQKVLHRTDSWFITPDQPFEITGQVNNVCFVEGLAFFKNKWLLYYGTADSKIAVAESIKRLK, via the coding sequence ATGATAATTAGGAATGCCATCATTAGTTTAGTAAGCATTGTATTGCTCACTCAATGTCAGGTAGCAGATAACGGCAATTCTCCTGAATTTCTGGTGCCGTTTTCAAAGAACGTAGAGATTAATCCTTGTTTAAATCCTTCTGAAGCATTAACATTTTATTGCCCGGTAAGGCAAGACGTGGTAAAATGGGAGGAAAAGGATGTTTTTAATCCGGCCAGTGCAGTAAAAGCAGATACGGTTTTTCTTATTTACCGGGCCGAAGACACCATTGGGAAGTATAACGGAACATCGCGACTGGGGCTGGCTTATAGCCTGGATGGTTATCATTTTCAGAAAGAAGAGAAACCTGTTTTATTTCCCGATAATGATGCGTATAAAAAATACGAGTGGGAGGGGGGATGTGAGGACCCCCGGCTGGTAGAAGATGAGAACGGTACTTATTATTTAACTTACACCGCTTATGATGGAGACAAAGCACGCCTTTTTGTTGCCACTTCAACCGATTTGAGAAACTGGACGAAACATGGTTCGGTATTTAAAAACGCAGGTGATGAGTATGTTGCTATGTGGTCGAAAGCCGGATCAATTGTCAGTCGTATGGAAAACGGACGTATGATTGCTACCCGGATAAATGGTAAGTACTGGATGTATTGGGGGGAATCTAATATTTATATGGCTACCTCTGATAATCTGATCGATTGGAACCCGATACTCGAAACCGATCCCGAAAAGATGCAGCTGGATACAATGCGTGAATATACAACAGCTTTTAAAAGCTTGTTCTCTACCCGCAAAGGAAAATTTGATAGTGAGTTGGTTGAGCCAGGGCCACCGGCTTTAATCACCGAAGAAGGTATTCTTTTTATTTACAACAGTAAAAACAGTCCGGTTTTTGGTGATAAAAACCTGGCTCCTGGAACTTATGCTGCCGGGCAAATAATTCTCGATAAAAACGATCCTCAGAAGGTGTTACATCGTACAGACAGCTGGTTTATTACACCAGATCAACCTTTTGAAATTACCGGGCAGGTGAACAATGTTTGTTTTGTTGAGGGACTGGCATTTTTTAAAAATAAGTGGTTGTTGTATTATGGCACCGCTGATTCGAAAATTGCAGTTGCAGAGTCAATCAAAAGATTGAAGTAA
- a CDS encoding RDD family protein yields MTTDFKNAMSQRTDEELIKIVTILRNDYQPIAIEVAEDEIKKRGLDTTMTNNMQADLEEKIEKEKEFNSKKVSSWIRLANYAIDFTASIVLFIILGLIVGQFYNIENEYISHYVIYALLVITNLSYYIFMEYKYQRTLGKFITKTIVLTKDGKETRFSDILARSFCRLIPFDWLSYFFTSNGLHDRLSNTTVIKMRLKSKNTAHNNL; encoded by the coding sequence ATGACCACAGATTTCAAAAACGCCATGTCTCAACGAACAGATGAAGAATTAATAAAAATTGTGACCATTCTACGGAATGACTATCAACCGATTGCAATTGAAGTAGCCGAAGACGAAATCAAAAAACGAGGCTTAGACACTACAATGACAAATAATATGCAAGCTGACCTTGAAGAAAAAATTGAAAAAGAAAAGGAATTTAATTCGAAAAAAGTTAGCTCTTGGATTAGATTAGCAAATTATGCAATTGATTTTACTGCTTCAATTGTTCTTTTTATAATTCTCGGACTAATTGTTGGACAATTCTATAATATTGAAAATGAATATATAAGTCATTATGTTATTTATGCGCTGCTGGTTATTACTAATCTTAGTTATTATATTTTTATGGAATATAAGTATCAAAGGACTTTAGGGAAATTTATAACAAAAACAATAGTGTTGACAAAGGATGGCAAAGAGACAAGATTTAGCGACATTTTAGCTAGATCTTTTTGTAGACTTATTCCATTTGATTGGTTATCATATTTTTTTACATCAAATGGACTCCATGACAGATTATCTAATACGACCGTGATAAAAATGAGATTGAAAAGTAAAAATACAGCACACAACAATTTGTAA
- a CDS encoding M56 family metallopeptidase, producing MTEYIIKSTISLTVLYTLYYFFLRNIKSFEFNRFYLLFAVMFSLIIPFIQISIGIDLIINQNTIDYSSSINNINIQGTIVEGQKNSVFNIADSLIIIYTSISAIFLIRFIFNLWKIIKLINNSSKDLNSYPRIVLSQEKTLPYSFFQFIIVNKTEYEKGQVDYDLITHEQAHCNQYHSFDIIFIEIVKIIFWFNPIIWILKKEIQLNHEYLADKKVLQTQNIKSYQDILLNLVFRNNSTYLASNFNYSLTKKRLIMMTKNNSSMKSMVRKITIVPFVLILAASLTFSQEKLTKENLKNFDKEWWYPIIEKHKIEPHAFNNFENVFEMGSSNSIKNRTVTLTDALFIIKENDGYWILKSPLAYHDLDKNTISADEGVVETFKYDSKNNSPIEITSFTKFVFNLQKDKSVVIKNAKEIRRIKSKE from the coding sequence ATGACAGAGTATATTATCAAATCTACAATAAGCCTTACAGTATTATATACTCTGTATTATTTTTTTTTAAGAAATATCAAATCATTTGAATTCAATAGGTTTTATTTATTGTTTGCAGTAATGTTTTCTTTAATAATACCTTTTATTCAGATTTCTATAGGAATTGACTTAATAATTAATCAAAATACTATAGATTATTCATCATCAATAAATAACATAAACATACAAGGGACAATTGTAGAAGGACAAAAAAATAGTGTTTTTAATATTGCTGATTCATTAATAATTATTTATACCTCGATTTCTGCGATTTTTTTGATACGATTTATTTTCAATCTCTGGAAAATCATAAAATTAATTAACAATTCCAGCAAAGATTTAAATAGCTATCCAAGAATAGTTTTATCACAAGAAAAGACCCTACCATATTCATTTTTCCAATTTATAATTGTGAATAAAACCGAGTATGAGAAAGGACAAGTTGATTATGATTTGATAACTCATGAACAAGCACATTGTAATCAATACCATTCATTTGATATAATATTCATTGAGATAGTAAAAATAATATTTTGGTTCAATCCGATAATTTGGATTTTGAAAAAAGAGATACAATTAAATCATGAGTATTTAGCTGATAAAAAAGTTTTACAGACACAAAACATAAAATCATATCAGGATATTTTACTAAATCTTGTATTCCGGAATAATTCAACATACCTGGCCAGCAATTTTAATTATTCATTAACAAAAAAACGATTGATTATGATGACAAAAAATAATTCTTCAATGAAATCAATGGTTAGAAAAATTACCATTGTGCCTTTTGTTTTGATTTTGGCTGCATCGCTTACTTTTAGTCAAGAGAAGTTGACCAAAGAAAATTTAAAAAACTTTGATAAAGAGTGGTGGTACCCAATAATAGAGAAGCATAAAATTGAACCACATGCCTTCAATAATTTTGAAAATGTTTTTGAAATGGGCTCTTCAAATTCAATTAAGAATAGGACTGTTACTCTAACTGATGCTCTTTTTATCATCAAAGAAAATGATGGCTATTGGATTTTAAAATCACCTTTAGCATATCATGATTTGGATAAAAACACGATAAGCGCAGATGAAGGCGTTGTAGAAACATTTAAATATGACTCCAAAAACAACAGTCCAATTGAAATAACTTCGTTTACGAAATTTGTATTTAACTTGCAAAAAGATAAAAGTGTTGTTATTAAAAACGCTAAGGAAATAAGAAGAATAAAATCAAAGGAATAA
- a CDS encoding BlaI/MecI/CopY family transcriptional regulator, giving the protein MQLTNAEEQVMRHLWKLEKAYMKNLRDEFPDPKPASTTLATLLKRMIDKGFVGFNQHGSNREYYPLIKKNQYFSKQINSLVKDFFNNSASQFASFFTNETNLSTKDLEELKQIVDNKLQTKRKQK; this is encoded by the coding sequence ATGCAATTGACAAACGCAGAAGAACAAGTGATGAGACATCTTTGGAAACTGGAGAAAGCCTATATGAAAAATCTCCGTGATGAATTTCCAGACCCCAAACCTGCTTCAACTACACTTGCAACTTTATTAAAAAGGATGATTGATAAAGGGTTTGTTGGATTTAACCAACATGGCAGTAATAGAGAATATTATCCATTGATAAAAAAGAACCAATATTTTTCAAAACAAATTAATTCTTTAGTGAAGGATTTCTTTAATAATTCTGCTTCTCAATTTGCCTCCTTCTTCACAAATGAAACAAACTTAAGTACAAAGGACTTGGAAGAATTAAAACAAATAGTAGATAATAAACTCCAAACCAAGAGAAAACAAAAATAA
- a CDS encoding IS3 family transposase, translated as MKAVDTAKKTKLASCETTCQCFGLHRDAYYKYKKRSAARLEVEKKVIKLVNYERLTQPRVGTRKLMMALHITFNLMGLKVGRDELYRILRKYDMLIVRKKTSCKTTDSYHHFHKYNNLIKDLKITRPNQVWVSDITYIRTYNGFCYLALITDLYSRKIVGYDISNSLELAGCLRALKKALANAKPANGLIHHSDRGAQYCSNQYVRILKNKDFKISMTEENHCYENAIAERVNGILKDEFFLDQTFASLKEAKRATKNAINIYNNKRLHLSLDYKTPQNVYNEAA; from the coding sequence ATGAAAGCAGTTGATACAGCAAAAAAAACAAAGCTGGCAAGTTGCGAGACGACTTGTCAATGCTTTGGACTACATCGGGATGCCTATTATAAATACAAGAAGAGGAGTGCTGCCCGACTAGAAGTAGAAAAGAAAGTCATAAAGCTTGTCAATTATGAGCGACTAACTCAACCGCGCGTTGGTACTCGAAAGTTGATGATGGCGCTACATATAACATTTAATCTAATGGGATTAAAGGTTGGACGTGATGAACTTTACAGGATCTTACGTAAATACGACATGTTGATTGTACGTAAGAAAACAAGTTGTAAAACAACCGATTCATATCATCATTTTCACAAGTACAATAATTTGATTAAAGACCTTAAAATAACAAGGCCAAATCAGGTATGGGTTAGCGATATTACCTACATCAGAACATACAACGGCTTTTGCTATTTAGCTCTCATTACTGACTTATACTCAAGAAAAATTGTTGGTTACGATATTAGCAACTCTCTTGAGCTGGCTGGGTGTTTGCGGGCTCTCAAAAAGGCCCTGGCAAACGCAAAGCCTGCCAATGGATTGATCCATCATTCTGACCGTGGAGCTCAATACTGCTCTAATCAATATGTCAGAATATTAAAAAACAAAGACTTCAAAATTAGCATGACCGAAGAAAATCATTGTTATGAGAATGCTATTGCTGAACGTGTTAATGGTATTTTAAAAGATGAGTTTTTCCTGGACCAAACATTTGCTAGTTTAAAAGAGGCTAAGCGTGCTACAAAAAATGCAATCAATATTTACAATAACAAAAGACTTCATTTATCTTTAGACTATAAAACGCCTCAAAACGTGTATAATGAGGCAGCTTAA